In Phlebotomus papatasi isolate M1 chromosome 1, Ppap_2.1, whole genome shotgun sequence, the following proteins share a genomic window:
- the LOC129799065 gene encoding uncharacterized protein LOC129799065 → MLASVLLICSIFFVISQGSPVDIQPRMLPMPIDPNNPEFCPDFSMFAPNMDGSGPLGFPIDSLENVQQIAPPFEDEDSERTRRCVTGVPHRPDRPDRPDRPDRPDRPDRPDETGDLLGSLKKLGSSAK, encoded by the exons ATGTTGGCTTCTGTGCTTTTAATTTGCAGTATTTTCTTTGTGATTTCg CAAGGATCTCCAGTGGATATTCAGCCAAGAATGTTACCAATGCCGATAGATCCTAACAATCCTGAATTTTGTCCAGACTTTTCAATGTTTGCACCCAATATGGATGGTAGTGGTCCACTTG GATTTCCAATTGATTCATTGGAAAATGTACAGCAAATTGCACCACCCTTTGAGGATGAAGACTCGGAGAGAACCCGTAGATGTGTGACTGGAGTACCTCATCGACCTGATCGACCGGATCGACCTGACCGACCTGATAGACCTGATCGACCTGACAGACCTGATGAAACTGGAGACTTATTGGGAAGCCTTAAAAAACTTGGAAGCTCTGCTAAATAG
- the LOC129799066 gene encoding uncharacterized protein LOC129799066 — MLASVLLICSIFFVISQGLPMDIELRMSPVPMDPNNPDFGPDFSMLAPNMDGNGPFDGAQIAPPFESEDSQRTRRSAPTQSGQAGERGGPSGSTNPQELPGKLKGALGSRTGSPGKLGNMANRKP, encoded by the exons ATGTTGGCTTCCGTGCTTTTAATTTGCAGTATTTTCTTTGTGATTTCG CAAGGACTTCCCATGGATATTGAACTAAGAATGTCACCAGTGCCGATGGATCCTAACAATCCTGACTTTGGTCCAGACTTTTCAATGCTTGCACCCAATATGGATGGTAATGGACCATTTG ATGGAGCACAAATTGCACCACCCTTTGAGAGTGAAGACTCGCAGAGAACTCGTAGAAGTGCACCAACCCAATCTGGTCAAGCTGGGGAACGCGGTGGACCCTCGGGATCCACAAATCCGCAGGAACTTCCTGGAAAACTTAAGGGAGCACTTGGAAGCCGAACGGGAAGCCCAGGAAAATTAGGAAACATGGCAAATAGGAAACCATGA